The following are from one region of the Luteimonas sp. MC1572 genome:
- a CDS encoding SAM-dependent methyltransferase, with product MSKRGSLACVGIGMMLGAHIGARARATIERADVVFMAVSDPLVELWLQGMHRDVRSLQPCYGGGRSRRQAYAEMVALLLSEVRAGHRVCAAFYGHPGVFAVAPHQAIAQARAEGYEAHMEPGISAEDCLYADLGLDPGATGCQHFEAGQFLQYRRHVDRGALLVLWQVGMAVSGPGGRQLPMGAWQRLLLQRLLQDYPADHTVTLYEAATLAIARPRIEGMRLSGLEGAGLRPQTTLVLPPCAALQPDRAILEEIAASEPAESRCATIKSTV from the coding sequence ATGTCGAAACGGGGAAGCCTGGCCTGCGTCGGCATCGGGATGATGCTGGGCGCCCACATCGGCGCGCGCGCGCGCGCCACGATCGAGCGTGCGGACGTGGTGTTCATGGCGGTGTCCGATCCGCTGGTCGAACTCTGGCTGCAGGGCATGCACCGCGACGTGCGCAGCCTGCAGCCCTGCTACGGCGGTGGCCGTTCGCGGCGCCAGGCCTATGCGGAGATGGTCGCGCTGCTGCTGTCCGAAGTACGTGCCGGGCATCGCGTATGCGCCGCGTTCTACGGGCATCCGGGCGTGTTCGCCGTGGCGCCGCACCAGGCCATCGCCCAGGCACGTGCCGAGGGTTACGAGGCGCACATGGAGCCCGGCATCTCCGCCGAGGATTGCCTGTATGCCGATCTCGGGCTGGATCCTGGCGCGACCGGTTGCCAGCATTTCGAAGCCGGGCAGTTCCTGCAGTACCGGCGCCACGTGGACCGCGGCGCATTGCTGGTGCTCTGGCAGGTGGGCATGGCCGTTTCCGGCCCCGGAGGACGTCAACTCCCCATGGGCGCGTGGCAGCGCCTGCTCTTGCAGCGCCTGCTCCAGGACTACCCGGCGGACCATACCGTGACGCTTTACGAAGCTGCTACGCTCGCCATTGCACGGCCGCGCATCGAGGGGATGCGGCTGTCCGGCCTCGAGGGAGCGGGGCTGCGTCCGCAGACGACGCTGGTGCTGCCGCCTTGCGCGGCGCTGCAGCCCGATCGCGCGATTCTGGAAGAGATCGCCGCGAGCGAACCCGCCGAGTCACGTTGCGCCACCATCAAATCCACTGTGTGA
- a CDS encoding GNAT family N-acetyltransferase: protein MRLAAPVVAGTPLRVLQARDEALYCALYGDPEAMRHVGAVLTVERARAAFARVMDQLAARPPRVAYWLLPRRVDAGVDVPPAGLLALQAGPDADDHAEVGVLLPRDAQGAGVASAGIAALADVVFTSTALPALWTRHARGNAAAGALMRRLGFQVAVQDIAGECRWQLTRARWAQLRGNPAVQAGRATGTGRGMQETW from the coding sequence GTGCGGCTTGCCGCGCCTGTGGTCGCTGGGACGCCGCTGCGGGTGCTGCAGGCACGGGATGAAGCGTTGTATTGCGCGCTGTATGGCGATCCTGAAGCGATGCGCCACGTCGGCGCGGTGCTCACCGTCGAGCGTGCGCGCGCGGCGTTTGCACGCGTCATGGACCAGCTCGCCGCGCGTCCGCCGCGAGTCGCGTACTGGCTGCTTCCGCGGCGCGTCGATGCCGGCGTCGACGTGCCGCCCGCGGGACTCCTGGCGCTGCAGGCCGGCCCGGACGCTGACGACCACGCCGAAGTTGGCGTCCTGCTGCCGCGCGACGCACAGGGGGCCGGCGTTGCCAGCGCCGGCATCGCCGCATTGGCGGACGTGGTGTTCACCTCCACCGCGCTGCCGGCGTTGTGGACGCGCCATGCGCGAGGCAACGCGGCGGCGGGTGCGCTGATGCGGCGCCTGGGGTTCCAGGTCGCAGTGCAGGACATTGCCGGAGAATGCCGCTGGCAGCTGACGCGGGCGCGCTGGGCGCAGCTGCGTGGGAACCCGGCGGTGCAGGCCGGACGGGCGACTGGTACGGGGCGCGGGATGCAGGAGACGTGGTGA
- a CDS encoding transferase, translated as MRPLDPTGLPLRPARLRQVGDYTALQFTRGQTQSRMLGGSPDQLLIDYTRTMLAALLWQPRPGSICMVGLGGGSQAKFIHRHLPEARLEVVENHPGVIALRREFRIPDDDARLQVVLDDGARFVAARTARYDMLLVDGYDAGGIPAALSTPAFHDACRDALRPGGVLATNLFCADPAPHVERLRRSFGAGNVLVVEEARMSNLVVFAWTGAAPAGDEASLARVRASLPAAAQAALSASFERVAHALRLRKGHGDA; from the coding sequence GTGCGTCCACTTGACCCGACCGGGCTGCCGCTGCGTCCGGCCCGGCTGCGGCAGGTCGGCGATTACACCGCGCTGCAGTTCACCCGCGGCCAGACGCAGAGCCGGATGCTGGGGGGTTCCCCGGACCAGCTGCTGATCGACTACACCCGCACCATGCTTGCGGCGTTGCTGTGGCAACCGCGGCCGGGTTCGATCTGCATGGTCGGGCTGGGCGGCGGATCGCAGGCGAAGTTCATCCACCGGCACCTGCCGGAGGCGCGGCTGGAGGTCGTGGAGAACCATCCCGGCGTGATCGCGCTGCGCCGGGAGTTCCGCATTCCCGACGACGACGCCCGCCTGCAGGTCGTGCTGGATGACGGCGCGCGGTTCGTGGCGGCGCGCACCGCGCGCTACGACATGCTGCTGGTGGACGGCTATGACGCCGGCGGCATACCCGCGGCGCTGTCCACGCCGGCCTTCCACGATGCCTGCCGCGACGCGCTGCGCCCCGGCGGGGTGCTCGCCACCAACCTGTTCTGTGCCGATCCCGCGCCGCATGTCGAGCGGCTGCGACGCAGTTTCGGCGCGGGCAACGTGCTGGTGGTGGAGGAGGCGCGAATGAGCAACCTGGTCGTGTTCGCGTGGACCGGCGCGGCACCTGCCGGCGACGAGGCGAGCCTTGCGCGCGTGCGCGCGTCCCTGCCGGCCGCGGCGCAGGCGGCGCTGTCGGCGTCGTTCGAGCGCGTCGCGCACGCCCTTCGCCTGCGCAAGGGGCACGGCGATGCATGA
- a CDS encoding DksA/TraR family C4-type zinc finger protein has protein sequence MATGWAGDGAVQDQIDATVKDGIERARSRLPQGPGLAHCEECEAAIPDARRKAVPGVRLCVACQSAHDEEDSAQGGYNRRGSKDSQLR, from the coding sequence ATGGCCACAGGCTGGGCTGGAGACGGAGCGGTGCAGGACCAGATCGATGCCACCGTGAAGGATGGCATCGAACGGGCGCGCAGCCGGTTGCCGCAGGGCCCGGGCCTGGCGCACTGCGAGGAGTGCGAGGCGGCCATCCCGGATGCGCGCCGGAAGGCCGTGCCCGGGGTGCGGCTGTGCGTGGCATGCCAGTCCGCGCACGACGAGGAAGACAGTGCGCAGGGTGGCTACAACCGCCGTGGCAGCAAGGACAGCCAGCTGCGCTGA